The window ATATTGGACTTACGATATTTTCAAGGAAAAATCCTAATTCTTTTAAAAACTTTAATTGCGGCCTTAACTCATCCACCATTGTGGATGGCTTGGCCGTGTCTAATATTTGGTCAGCAATGATTTGAGTCATCAACTCAAATCCTTTGCCTTCTGTAGCCATAAATGTTGCACACTGTTGAACAAAGCTTTCGTACTCTTTTATATTTAGGAAATGAGGTACTCCATTTATATTAACTATTGGCTGGGCAGTTGGTAGTAATTCTAGGGACATATGTTGTTTTAAAAAGGTTAAATATAACAAGTTTAACCATTTGAAAATAAAAACCAACCATAAAAATTAATTTATTACAATTTATGTTTTTAAGCTTTAATAGATTATTTGTTTAGGTGAAATAATATTGAAATTTTTAACTAATTACGACCTCATTTTCAGCGAGATCAAAACTTTTACACTGCCAAAATTACCTTTCTGTGATGAGATTTGGCACCACAAAAGTGCTGGAAATTTTCTCGAAACTTAAATATAAACGAGAAATAGTGGGGTTATAAATTAAAACCTAATAATTTTTTACAAAGTTGATAAACAAAAATTTATAAATATGATTTTTAAGAAATCAGTTTATTGAAGGTTATTTATCTACTGAAAAAAGCAAAAAGAATCTAGTTAAATCTTGTGTTAATATGTATAAACATGTGATTAAAACTGGTACTAGATCGCAAAATTTTTAGTTTTATTAAGGTGTAAATTACACTTGTTGATTTGCAATATTTATAATTTATTTCAAGCTAGATAGGCACTATTTAACAATATTTCACTTGTTCATTGAATCTGGAACGCCGAATTTTTTGAAAAATAAATGTAAACAATTGCTCTTCTAAATATTTTTACTAACGCTTAATGGTATGGCATCTTTAATTAATGATAAAATATGGGAACTCTCTAAAACAGTTCATGTACCTGCGAATTTCTCGCAGTTGCAAGCCTTAACCAAGCAACTCATTACAATTTATACGGAACAAGGCCGGATTGATGAAAATCCGTTCAGCGCTACGTTAAAGAGAAAAATCGGCATTCCTGAGGCAAAACTTAAATCCAAGTTAATAGGTAAAACCTGCTTAATTACAGGTGGTTTAGGCTGTGTAGGAAGTGTTTTGATTAATAAATTATTAGCTTTTAATGTAAAAAGTATTATCGTAATTGATAAAGTAACAGCAAATAAGGAAACTGAAAATAAGGATCCCCGAATAATATATATTGAAGCTGATATTTGCGATTCTGAGAAATTAAAAACAATATTTCAAGCCAATAATCCTGACTATGTTTTTCATATTGCAGCACAGCGAGATCCAGGTTATGCAGAAAAAAATATCTTAGAAACTATACAAACCAATATTTTAGGTACACACAATGTTATTTTAGCTTGCGAGAAAACTAAATCTGTTAAAGATTGTGTTTTTTCATCAACAGGTAAAGCAAGTCGATATTATACTACTGAAATTTACGCAGCTACAAAAAAGTTTTGCGAATATATGTTCGATTCATATGCTAAACACAGCCGGGTTCGCTATGCGATGGTAAGATTTACCCACGTTTTAGATAACAGCTTAATGCATGAAGAATTACGGAATTTAGAAAATAAAAAATATTTAGAGGTTCATAGTCAAGGCAAATATGTTACTGCCCAAAATGCCGGTGAAGCTGGAGATTTATTGCTTAATGCCTTAATATCATCACAAAAAGGCATTTGTAATTTTTCTATCGTTAAACAACTTGAGTGGCCAGTAGAAAGTTTAGAGGTTGCGCTTTTCTATTTAAAACAAGCACAAAGCGATTTGCCAATAATTTTTAAAGGCAACCCACCCGGCTATTGCGAAAAATTTTTTAGAGGCCAAATGGATTGGTCAAATCCTCAGGATTTAAACTTGCTCATAAATGTTTACGAAACAAGAAAGAGTTCGGTAAATGCAGCTGAAGATATTATTACTTCGCAAATTCCTGCTACAAATTTCCTAATTCTTCAAAACGCCTTATTTATTTTAAAAAGCGCCAATAATGAATATAGCGCTAAGGCTTGTCTTTTAGCCGAGCTGAAAAATGTTGTTCAAGCTGCCCTAAACAAGGTAGATCAACATGACACCATAAACATTTTAGAATGGGGCTTGGATCCTAATGTTATGAAAGCGGAAAATACAACCATTACAGATTTTTGGCCTACTGTTTCGCTCTTATATAAAAGCTTGGAATACTCTGAACACCAAACTCAATTGAATAATTTAATACGCAATGATTACTTTAAAATAATAGATTCTTCTTATAGCGCAACATACGACGGCGTTTATTAAATAATTAAATCCTTAAGAAATATAATGGCTACAATTTTAATCCCTACACCGCTCAGAAAGTTTACCGGAAATACTGCAAAACTACTTACGTCTGGTATAAGTATTTCTGAAATTTTAGTAGAACTTGTTCAACAATATCCTTTACTTCAGAAGCATTTGTTAGATTCTGATGGCAGATTAAGATCCTTCATTAATGTATTTGTTGATGAAGATGATATAAGAAACCTTGATTTTGAAAACACAGAAGTCCGTTCAAATTCTATTATAAGCATTGTCCCTGCAATTGCTGGTGGATAAATTTTAACCTACAAAACATGGAAAATCTATTCTCAAAAGAAGAATTAAAACGCTACAATCGCCATATTATCATTCCAGATTTTGGTTTAGAAGCACAAACTAAATTAAAACAAGCACGTGTTTTAGTTGTTGGCGCCGGCGGTTTGGGCAGTCCTGTTTTGTTATATCTTGCCGCTGCAGGTATTGGCAACATTGGCATTGTAGACTTTGACGTAGTGGACGATAGTAATTTACAGCGACAAGTGCTTTACGGTATTGAGGAAATCGGAACTTTAAAAATAGAAGCCGCAAAAGCAAGATTGCAATCGCTAAATCCACATATTAATATAGCTGTTTATAACACGCACTTACATTCTAAAAATGCATTAGAAATTGTTAAAGATTACGATGTTGTTGCGGATGGAACTGATAATTTCCCTACAAGATATTTAGTTAATGATGCCTGTGTGTTACTCGGAAAAACGAATGTTTATGCTTCAATTTATCAATTTGAAGGACAAGTTTCCGTTTTTAACCATTTGGAACTAGATGGAACACGAGGTCCAAATTATCGCGACCTCTACCCTACTCCGCCCGAACCTGGTTTGGTTGCAAACTGTTCAGAAGCCGGTGTGTTAGGTATTTTACCAGGAATTATCGGCAGCATGCAGGCGCTAGAAGTTATAAAAGCGATAACCGGTATCGGAGAAAATTTGAGTGGAAAACTCTTTACTTTCGATGCATTAAGCTTCGAATCAAGAAAATTTAATGTTAAAAAAAATCCTAAAAATCCAATTAGTGGTGAGCATCCAACAATTTTTGAATTGATAGATTATGAACAATTCTGCGGATCAAAAGTTATTGATTTACCTGTTAAACAAGTTTCACCAGAAGAACTTTATAACTGGCAAACAGAAGGCGAAAATATCCAATTGATTGATGTTCGCGAAGACTTCGAATTTGAAATTGTTAATATTGGCGGTAAAAATATTAGTCTTTCTAGGATAGCTGCCAGTGCTGATGAAATAGCTACGGATAAAAAAGTGGTGATGATTTGTAAATCCGGTGTTCGCAGTATTAAAGCTATTAAATTGTTAGAAGAGCAATACAATTTCAAAAATCTATATAACCTAGAAGGTGGCTTAATGACATACATTTCTGATCTGGAATTAGACTTACCGACTTATTAATTAAAGGTTGTGCTAGCCAGAATTTGTAATTATGCTAATCGGCATTTGTAATTGTACAAGTTGGGATTTTTAATTGTACTAGTTAGAATTTGTAATTGTGATAGTTTGGATTTGTAATTTTGCTAGTCGGTATTTGTAATTGTACTAATCGACATTTGTAATTGTGCTAGTCAGGATTTGTAATCCCGACTCTCTAATTAAGGATTTTTAATCCTCTTCAACTAAAATATTAAATTCCATCTGCTTTCTCCCTATCAATCCTAATCTTTTGCTAGTCGGGATTTGTAATCCCGACTCTTTAATTAAGGATTTTTAATCCTCTTCAACTAAAATTTTAAATTCCATCTGCTTTTTCCCTATTAATCCTAATCTGCTCATCATCAGCATAACGGTCATTTCGCCATGGATATGCGGTGTTTGAATAACCCCTATCTTCCCAAAAACCTGGTTTATTTTCCGTCAAAAATTCTATTCTCTTAATCCACTTTGAACCTTTCCAGGCATAAAGCTGAGGTGTAATCATCCTAACCGGCCCACCGTGTTCTATAACCAAAGGCTGGCCTTCAAAAGTATGAACGAGCAAAACATCAGGTTTGAACGCTTCCTCAAGAGAAATATTTGTAGTATAACCATCGTATCCATAACACATAATGTGCGTAGCTTTTTCATTTGGCTGCACCATTGCGGCAATATCCAACAAAGCTACTCCTTTCCAATGCATATCAAGTTTAGACCAAGTGGTTACACAATGAAAATCAGAAGTATCTTTTGTTTGCGGCAATTCCATAAACTGTTTCCAGGATAATTTTACAGGATTTTCAACAGCACCATCAACCACTAATTGCCAGCGATCTAATGATATTTTAGGGTGAGAACCTAAATCCAACACGGGCCATTTAAAAGTTTTTGTTTGTCCTATCGGAATTGAAGGCATACCGTGTCTGTTTGGCGCACCATTTCCTTTCGGTTTATCATCTGCTAAAGATGGACTCTCTTTCATTTTCTCCTCAAAACGAGCCTTAAGTTTCATCCTCGATTCGATTATTTTTTTCAATTTTTCATCAGCATCCATAAACGAATATAAGCTTATCTGATAGCAAATACAATCCAAATCAATGCGCTTCCTCGGCTAACCAAAACTTCAAATCCTTAAAACTTATCTGTTAAAGAAGTTGTTACCAAATTACAAGCGTAACACAACAAATCATCTGCTATGCAAACAGAAACCTTAACTCAACCATTGGAAAAAACCAATTCCAAAATCATTACCTTAAAGATTAATGGTGTAGAGACTCAAATTTCACTTAAACCATGGGTTAGTCTTTTAGATTGTTTACGGGAATATCTCGATCTCACAGGAACAAAAAAAGGCTGCGACCATGGTCAATGTGGTGCATGTACAGTTCTATGCGATGGAAAAAGAATTTTAAGTTGTTTAACCCTGGCCGTAATGAAAGATGGTTCAGAGATTACAACAATAGAAGGTATAGCCACTGGAAATGGCCTTCATCCACTTCAAAAAGCCTTTATTGAACATGATGCTTTTCAATGTGGATATTGTACACCCGGTCAAATATGTAGTGCAATAGGTATGTTTAACGAAGGAAAAGCAAAGACAGAGGCTGATGTTAAAGAATTAATGAGCGGAAATCTTTGTCGTTGTGGAGCGAATACAAACATCATTAATGCCATTATGGAAGTTAAAAATGGAGGTGATCATGAATGATTTTAACTTCTATCAAAGTAAGGCGCCTGTAGATGCCATTCAGGAAATTTCGAGTTTAGAAAATGCAAAATACATCGCTGGTGGCACCAATCTCATCGATTTATTAAAATATAATCTTTTAACAGTTGAAGAACTGGTTGATGTAAATCACTTAAAATCTGAATCCGTAAAAGAATTAGAAAATGGAGCGGTTTTATTAGACGCATTTAGCACCAACGCTGATACGGCTTATCACCCCATAATCGAAGACAGATATCCGCTTTTATCAAAAGCGATTTTGGCTGGGGCATCTGCTCAAATTAGAAATATGGCTACCAACGGCGGGAATTTACTACAACGTACCCGTTGTTATTATTTTTATGATGCCAACACGCCTTGTAATAAACGCGAACCAGGTTCTGGCTGCTCTGCAATTAACGGATACAATAGAAATATGGCCATATTGGGTACAAGTGAAAGTTGCATTGCCGTTTTCCCTTCGGATATGTGTATCGCCTTATCTGCATTAAATGCAACGGTAAATGTTTCTGGTCCAGATGGTGAACGCAAAATCGACTTTACAGATTTTCATCGTTTGCCTGGAGATAGACCACATTTAGATAATAACTTACAACCAAACGAACTGATTACAGGAATTGAATTGCCAGAAAAAGGTTTTGTTTCCAATTACTCCTACTTAAAACTTCGTGATCGAAATTCTTATGCTTTTGCTTTAGTTTCCGTAGCAACTGCAATGGATTTAGAAGATGATCTAATTAAAGATATCCGCATTGCGCTAGGGGGTGTCGCTCACAAACCTTGGCGGGTTAAAGCTGCTGAAGATTTTTTAATCGGCAAAACCGCAACCAGAGATAACTTTGCTGCAGCGGCAGAAATGATTATTGAAGGCGCAACAAGTTACGAATTTAATAGCTTTAAAATAGAATTAGCAAAAAGAGCAATCATAAGAAATTGTTTAATGGCCCTTCATCCTGAAACTCAATTACCTGGCGCACAGCCTTCAGCATAATTTAATAAAAATATTTATGTCAACTCAACCCTTAATTGGTCAACCAATCAGCAGATTGGAAGGACATTTGAAAGTTACTGGTACCGCCAAATATGCTGGAGAATATAATGTGCCAGATTTACTTTACGGATACGTGGTAAATAGCACCATAACTAAAGGAAAAATTATTAAAATCGATACCGCATCTGTGAAGCAGATTCCTGGCATTGTAGAAATATTTACGCATGAGAATCGTCCTTCGCTTGCTTGGTTTGATATGCAATATTCGGATATGGATGCGCCTCCAGGTTCTCCATTCCGACCTTTGCATAAGCCAGACGTAAAATATAACGGTCAGCCGATTGCTTTAATTGTAGCGGAAACTTTTGAACTTGCTCGATATGCAGCTTCGATTTTAAGCATAGAATACGAAGAAGAAAATTTCGATACAGATCTTCATAAAAACCTGGACAATGCCCGACCGCCACATACAGGGATTGCGACCATGTTGAAACCGCTTCCTCCTAAAGACAAGGGTGATGTTGATAAGGCTTTGGAAATTGCGGAGGCAAAAGCATCAGGCTATTTTATTCATGGAACAGAACACCATAATCCTTTAGAATTATTTGCCACAACAACAGTATATAACGGAAAAGGAAAAGTAACGATATATGATAAAACGCAAGGTACCGTTAATTGCCAATTGTATGTAGGGAATGTTTTCGGACTCCATTTTAAAGATGTTCGGGTAATCTCTCCTTATGTTGGAGGTGGATTTGGTAGTGGATTAAGACCTCAATATCAACTTTTTCTATCTGTTATGGCGGCATTGGAGTTGAAAAGAAATGTGAGGGTAACATTAGATAGAAGTCAAATGTTTACTTTCGGACACCGCCCTCCTACAATTCAAAAAACTAATTTTGGTGCTGATAAAAATGGAAAGATAACAGCCATGTACCACGAGGCAATTGCCGAGACTTCGCAAAATGAAGATTATACCGAAGTTGTGGTAAACTGGGCGCCGATGTTATACCCTTCTCCAAATTCGAAAATGGTTTATAACCTGGTTCCGCTTGATGTTTTTAGTCCGTTGGATATGCGGGCTCCAGGCGGTAGTACAGGCTCGCATGCTATTGAAAGTACAATGGACGAACTTTCATATGCAACCGGTATCGATCCACTCGAACTTAGACTTATAAATTACGCAGAGCGTGATGAAAGTGTCGACCGGCCGTATTCAAGTAAAGAATTAAGACAATGTTACTTACAAGGAGCTGAAAAATTTGGTTGGGAAAAGCGAAATCCAGCACCAAGAAGCATGCGCAATGGCAATAAACTCGTTGGTTATGGCATGGCAACTGGTATTTGGGAATCGATGATTGTTCCGGCCAGAGCCGAAGCAATAATTACAACAGCAGGAAAATTAGTTGTAAAAAGCGCAACTTCGGATATTGGTACAGGAACGCTTACCGTGATGTCGCAGATTGCAGCTGACGAATTTGGCTTGTCTTTAGATGATGTAACATTCGAGTATGGAGATAGTAAAATGCCTTTTGCACCTATTCAAGGCGGTTCTTTCACGGTTTCAACTGTTGGTTCTGCCGTAAAAGCTGCAGGAAAATCATTGAGAAAAAAGCTGTATAAAATCGCTAAAGAAATACCAGATTCACCCTTTAAAAATGTTGAACTTGAAGATGTTTTTTTTGAAGATGGTTTCATCAAACTGTTAAATGATTTTTCTAAAGCAATTTCTTTAAAAGAATTAATTGCACAAAATAAAGGAAAAGCAATTCGCACAAAAAACACCAACGTTCCTAATCTTTTCAAACTTAAAAAACATTCGCGGGCAGCTCATAGCGCAGCTTTTGTTGAGGTTGAAGTGGATGAAGAATTAGGAATTGTTAACGTAACCAGAGCAGTAACCGCCGTTGCGGCTGGTAAAATTATTAATCCAAAAACAGCTAGGAGTCAAATTTTAGGCGGTATGGTTTGGAGCATAAGTAAAGCTTTACGTGAAGAAACCATTTCAGATCATAATTTCGGGAAATACATGAACCAGAATTTGTCCGAATACCATATCCCAGTTCATGCTGATATCCACGATCTTGACGTAATATTTGTAGATGAGCATGATGAAATTGTAAATGAATTAGGCAGTAAAGGCTTAGGAGAAATTGGATTAGTTGGGATGCCGCCTGCCATTGCAAATGCCATTTTCCATGCAACAGGTAAAAGAATTAATCAATTCCCAATTCACTTTGATTCACTTTTGTAGCGTATTATTATTAAATTGCATTCAGCTTGATCATTAATCATCAACCATAAAATGAAAGAGATAAAGGATATTTTAATAAGCTACGCCAGGGCAGAAAAAGAAGGTAAAAAAACCGCATTAGCTACGGTTGTAAAAGTAGAAGGTTCTTCATATCGCAGGCCTGGTGCCAGAATGTTAATTACTGAAGATGGTATTTTAACCGGTGCCATTAGTGGCGGTTGTTTGGAAGGTGATGCTTTGCGAAAAGCGCTTTCAGCCATTCTTCAACAAGAAAATAAGTTGATTACTTACGATACAACAGATGAAGATGATGCAAAATTTGGTGTTCAATTAGGTTGCAATGGCATCGTTCATATTTTGTTCGAACCCATCAAAAATGATCTGGAACTTAACCCGATTACCTTTTTAAAAGGCTTATTAGAAAAACGTGAAAATGCTGTTTTAGTTACACTTTTCTCATTAGCAGGAAATCAACATCCTGGTACAAATATGCTTTACACAAAAGCGAAACAAATTGGAAGTCTGAATAATATAAATAATAATATTGAAATCGATTGTTTATCCGTTTTAGAAAGTAAAACATCAGAATTTAAAAAGTACAGCTTTGAAACAGCTGAAATTGATGCTTTTATCGAGTTTATTGCTCCGCCGATTACGTTAATTATTGCTGGTGCCGGAAACGATGTGCAACCCTTGGTAGATTTTGCTAATATTTTAGGATGGGAAATTACTATTGTGGATGGTAGACCAACCCATGCAAATATTTCACGTTTTCCTCTGGCAGATCAAATAATAGTAAGCAAGCCCGAAAATGTATTTTCTCAAGTTAATATTGATGTGCAAACGGCCTTCGTGTTAATGACGCATAACTACAATTATGATTTGGAAATGTTAGGTCTGTTGCTTAAAAAAGATGTTTCTTACATTGGTGTTCTTGGTCCGAAGAAAAAGTTGCAGCGCATGTTTGATGAATTGGAATTTGATGTGGCGCAAAACGTAGATCATGTCTATGGTCCGGTGGGCTTAGATATTGGAGCAGAAACTTCAGAGGAAATTGCCATTTCTATTGTTGCAGAGATTAAATCAGTATTTGCAAAAAGTTCTGGCAAAGCATTGAAAGAGAAAACGCTTCCTATTCATTTTACACTATAAATAATGGAAAATACGGCAATAATAATTTTAGCAGCCGGTAATTCATCCCGATTAGGTAAACCGAAACAACTTTTACAGTTTCAAAATAAAACATTACTTCAAAATGTTTGTAAAGAGGCAGAAAATGCAGGTTTAAATCCTATAATTGTAGTAATTGGCGCTAATGATAAGGAAGTTGAAAATATTTTAACAGATCAAAACATTTCGATAATTAAAAATGGCAGCTGGCAAGACGGAATGTCTTCAAGCATTATAATTGGGTTAACGGCATTAACAGCATACAAAACGGTGGAAAATATCGTTATTTCTGTGTGTGATCAACCTTATATTAATGCAGGTATTTTCAAGGCTTTAATTGAAGAAAAAAACAAATCTACAAAGGGAATTGTTGCTTCTGCATATGCTAATACCTTAGGAACGCCCGTACTTTTTGATAAAAAATACATTAAAGCGCTTCAAAAGTTAACAGGAAATGATGGTGCGAAGAAACTTTTGAAAATATTTCAAAGCGATATTGCAAAGATTACATTTCTAAAGGGTGAGGTTGATATTGATACCAAGACCGATTATTTAAATTTATTACAGCAGGCAGAATAATATGATAGAAGATTCATTTGGCAGGGTGCACGATTATCTGCGTATTTCGCTTACGGATAACTGCAATTTTCGTTGTTTTTATTGTATGCCAGAGGAGGATTACGATTTTACACCGGCTTCTCGCCTCATGCAAACTGATGAAATTATTAAGTTGGCGAAAATTTTTGTTGAGCAAGGTGTAAAAAAAATTCGCCTAACCGGAGGCGAGCCTTTAGTTAGAAAAGATGCGGCTACAATTATCGCCGAACTAGGTAAATTACCAGTAGAATTAGTGATTACAACAAATGGAACGCGAGTACACGAAATGCTCGACGTTTTAAAAGGTGCAAACATTAAAACGGTAAACATAAGTTTAGATACACTTCAAGCTGAAAAATTCTTTCTAATTACCCGTCGTGATGTTTTTCATCAGGTACGTAGCAATATTGAATTATTGCTTCAACATAAAATCACCGTAAAGTTGAATATGGTGGTTATGAAAGGTTTAAACGACAATGAAATTTTAGACTTTATTGCCTGGACAAAGCACAACCCAATTCAAGTTCGTTTTATTGAATTTATGCCTTTCAGCGGGAATAAATGGACGAGCAACAAACTATTTTCTTTAGATGAAGTACTTGCTGTAATTGCAGAAAAACATACTTTATTTCCTGTAAAAGCTGAACCACATGATACTGCAAAAAGTTTTATGATTCCTGGTTACGAAGGCTCCTTTGCCGTGATAAGCACAATGACAGCTCCCTTTTGCAGTACCTGTAATAGAATGCGTTTAACTGCCGATGGAAAATTAAAAAACTGTTTATTTTCTGCTGGAGAAACTGATTTATTAACCGCTTTAAGAGCTGGTGAAGAAGTTTTGCCTTTAATCAAAGCCTCTATATGGAGTAAAGAAAAAGAATTGGGCGGTCAGTTAGGCAAACATTTTGAAAACTT is drawn from Pedobacter mucosus and contains these coding sequences:
- a CDS encoding FAD binding domain-containing protein, encoding MNDFNFYQSKAPVDAIQEISSLENAKYIAGGTNLIDLLKYNLLTVEELVDVNHLKSESVKELENGAVLLDAFSTNADTAYHPIIEDRYPLLSKAILAGASAQIRNMATNGGNLLQRTRCYYFYDANTPCNKREPGSGCSAINGYNRNMAILGTSESCIAVFPSDMCIALSALNATVNVSGPDGERKIDFTDFHRLPGDRPHLDNNLQPNELITGIELPEKGFVSNYSYLKLRDRNSYAFALVSVATAMDLEDDLIKDIRIALGGVAHKPWRVKAAEDFLIGKTATRDNFAAAAEMIIEGATSYEFNSFKIELAKRAIIRNCLMALHPETQLPGAQPSA
- the moeB gene encoding molybdopterin-synthase adenylyltransferase MoeB; the protein is MENLFSKEELKRYNRHIIIPDFGLEAQTKLKQARVLVVGAGGLGSPVLLYLAAAGIGNIGIVDFDVVDDSNLQRQVLYGIEEIGTLKIEAAKARLQSLNPHINIAVYNTHLHSKNALEIVKDYDVVADGTDNFPTRYLVNDACVLLGKTNVYASIYQFEGQVSVFNHLELDGTRGPNYRDLYPTPPEPGLVANCSEAGVLGILPGIIGSMQALEVIKAITGIGENLSGKLFTFDALSFESRKFNVKKNPKNPISGEHPTIFELIDYEQFCGSKVIDLPVKQVSPEELYNWQTEGENIQLIDVREDFEFEIVNIGGKNISLSRIAASADEIATDKKVVMICKSGVRSIKAIKLLEEQYNFKNLYNLEGGLMTYISDLELDLPTY
- a CDS encoding MoaD/ThiS family protein, which gives rise to MATILIPTPLRKFTGNTAKLLTSGISISEILVELVQQYPLLQKHLLDSDGRLRSFINVFVDEDDIRNLDFENTEVRSNSIISIVPAIAGG
- a CDS encoding xanthine dehydrogenase family protein molybdopterin-binding subunit codes for the protein MSTQPLIGQPISRLEGHLKVTGTAKYAGEYNVPDLLYGYVVNSTITKGKIIKIDTASVKQIPGIVEIFTHENRPSLAWFDMQYSDMDAPPGSPFRPLHKPDVKYNGQPIALIVAETFELARYAASILSIEYEEENFDTDLHKNLDNARPPHTGIATMLKPLPPKDKGDVDKALEIAEAKASGYFIHGTEHHNPLELFATTTVYNGKGKVTIYDKTQGTVNCQLYVGNVFGLHFKDVRVISPYVGGGFGSGLRPQYQLFLSVMAALELKRNVRVTLDRSQMFTFGHRPPTIQKTNFGADKNGKITAMYHEAIAETSQNEDYTEVVVNWAPMLYPSPNSKMVYNLVPLDVFSPLDMRAPGGSTGSHAIESTMDELSYATGIDPLELRLINYAERDESVDRPYSSKELRQCYLQGAEKFGWEKRNPAPRSMRNGNKLVGYGMATGIWESMIVPARAEAIITTAGKLVVKSATSDIGTGTLTVMSQIAADEFGLSLDDVTFEYGDSKMPFAPIQGGSFTVSTVGSAVKAAGKSLRKKLYKIAKEIPDSPFKNVELEDVFFEDGFIKLLNDFSKAISLKELIAQNKGKAIRTKNTNVPNLFKLKKHSRAAHSAAFVEVEVDEELGIVNVTRAVTAVAAGKIINPKTARSQILGGMVWSISKALREETISDHNFGKYMNQNLSEYHIPVHADIHDLDVIFVDEHDEIVNELGSKGLGEIGLVGMPPAIANAIFHATGKRINQFPIHFDSLL
- a CDS encoding XdhC family protein, which translates into the protein MKEIKDILISYARAEKEGKKTALATVVKVEGSSYRRPGARMLITEDGILTGAISGGCLEGDALRKALSAILQQENKLITYDTTDEDDAKFGVQLGCNGIVHILFEPIKNDLELNPITFLKGLLEKRENAVLVTLFSLAGNQHPGTNMLYTKAKQIGSLNNINNNIEIDCLSVLESKTSEFKKYSFETAEIDAFIEFIAPPITLIIAGAGNDVQPLVDFANILGWEITIVDGRPTHANISRFPLADQIIVSKPENVFSQVNIDVQTAFVLMTHNYNYDLEMLGLLLKKDVSYIGVLGPKKKLQRMFDELEFDVAQNVDHVYGPVGLDIGAETSEEIAISIVAEIKSVFAKSSGKALKEKTLPIHFTL
- a CDS encoding (2Fe-2S)-binding protein, whose product is MQTETLTQPLEKTNSKIITLKINGVETQISLKPWVSLLDCLREYLDLTGTKKGCDHGQCGACTVLCDGKRILSCLTLAVMKDGSEITTIEGIATGNGLHPLQKAFIEHDAFQCGYCTPGQICSAIGMFNEGKAKTEADVKELMSGNLCRCGANTNIINAIMEVKNGGDHE
- a CDS encoding polysaccharide biosynthesis protein, which codes for MASLINDKIWELSKTVHVPANFSQLQALTKQLITIYTEQGRIDENPFSATLKRKIGIPEAKLKSKLIGKTCLITGGLGCVGSVLINKLLAFNVKSIIVIDKVTANKETENKDPRIIYIEADICDSEKLKTIFQANNPDYVFHIAAQRDPGYAEKNILETIQTNILGTHNVILACEKTKSVKDCVFSSTGKASRYYTTEIYAATKKFCEYMFDSYAKHSRVRYAMVRFTHVLDNSLMHEELRNLENKKYLEVHSQGKYVTAQNAGEAGDLLLNALISSQKGICNFSIVKQLEWPVESLEVALFYLKQAQSDLPIIFKGNPPGYCEKFFRGQMDWSNPQDLNLLINVYETRKSSVNAAEDIITSQIPATNFLILQNALFILKSANNEYSAKACLLAELKNVVQAALNKVDQHDTINILEWGLDPNVMKAENTTITDFWPTVSLLYKSLEYSEHQTQLNNLIRNDYFKIIDSSYSATYDGVY
- the moaA gene encoding GTP 3',8-cyclase MoaA, producing MIEDSFGRVHDYLRISLTDNCNFRCFYCMPEEDYDFTPASRLMQTDEIIKLAKIFVEQGVKKIRLTGGEPLVRKDAATIIAELGKLPVELVITTNGTRVHEMLDVLKGANIKTVNISLDTLQAEKFFLITRRDVFHQVRSNIELLLQHKITVKLNMVVMKGLNDNEILDFIAWTKHNPIQVRFIEFMPFSGNKWTSNKLFSLDEVLAVIAEKHTLFPVKAEPHDTAKSFMIPGYEGSFAVISTMTAPFCSTCNRMRLTADGKLKNCLFSAGETDLLTALRAGEEVLPLIKASIWSKEKELGGQLGKHFENLDANSITNRSMITIGG
- a CDS encoding nucleotidyltransferase family protein, yielding MENTAIIILAAGNSSRLGKPKQLLQFQNKTLLQNVCKEAENAGLNPIIVVIGANDKEVENILTDQNISIIKNGSWQDGMSSSIIIGLTALTAYKTVENIVISVCDQPYINAGIFKALIEEKNKSTKGIVASAYANTLGTPVLFDKKYIKALQKLTGNDGAKKLLKIFQSDIAKITFLKGEVDIDTKTDYLNLLQQAE
- a CDS encoding sulfite oxidase-like oxidoreductase, translating into MKKIIESRMKLKARFEEKMKESPSLADDKPKGNGAPNRHGMPSIPIGQTKTFKWPVLDLGSHPKISLDRWQLVVDGAVENPVKLSWKQFMELPQTKDTSDFHCVTTWSKLDMHWKGVALLDIAAMVQPNEKATHIMCYGYDGYTTNISLEEAFKPDVLLVHTFEGQPLVIEHGGPVRMITPQLYAWKGSKWIKRIEFLTENKPGFWEDRGYSNTAYPWRNDRYADDEQIRINREKADGI